A window of Drosophila santomea strain STO CAGO 1482 chromosome X, Prin_Dsan_1.1, whole genome shotgun sequence genomic DNA:
ATTGCGAGGCGCCTGGGGAGTGCCGTTGTCGGATTGGCTATGCCGGACGCACTTGCTCCGAGTGCGCCACAATGCCGGGCTGCCAGCACGGCACCTGCAACAAGCCACTGGAATGCCTCTGCCTGCCCGGCTACACCGGTCTTCTGTGCCAGACGCGTAAGTCCTGCCACCACCGATGGTTCCATCATACCACACCCAACTAATCCCACACTTCACTCCGCATTCCAGCCATCTGTGATTCAGATTGCAGCAAGCAGCACGGATACTGCCGAAAACCCGGCGAGTGTCGGTAAGTAGGAGCAGCCTCTCATTCGAGAAAAAGAAGCTGATGAATTCGGCAACTTCTAagtacattatttttaaacaattaactgaatttattcaaatttccTTAGCTTTTCGTTGACTCAATAGCAAACTTTAACAGTCTATCAGCAAAACTAACCCATATTGGCCTTTATTTTTCACGAAAACCACCTCTGATTGCCTCCACCTGCCTCTCCAGCTGCAAAGTGGGCTGGACGGGCAGCCAGTGCGACAAGTGCTTCCCGTATCCGGGTTGTGCCAACGGGGATTGCGAGGCGCCGTGGGAGTGCAACTGCCATCCCGGCTGGGGCGGAATGCTGTGCGATGAGAGTGAGTATATCCGTGCATGTGGCCATGTCCACGGGGAATTGACCGAGTTGACCCACAGAGCTCACCTACTGCGTGGAGCATCCGGACACGTGCGAAAACGGGGGCAAGTGCACATCGCTGAGCCGCGAGGATGGCAGCTACCAGTGCCAGTGCCGGCAGGGATTTCTGGGCAAGAACTGCGAGATACGCGATGACTTTCTGCTGACCTCGGAGGCGCCGCCGCGTATCACACCGCCCACACCCGCCGCACTCCAGCTAGAACTAGATGGCGAACTGGACCAGAACGGGCAGCAGGACGTCGTCGGTACAGGTGTGCCCGATGACAGCGCGCCAGGAGGCGGTCTGGTTGGGGAAAAGTTGCCGGCGGGTAACGAGCCGGAGCGCCGGAAAAATGACACCACAACCGCAGGAGctggagtgggagtgggagtgagagtgggagtgggatcCATGAATCCAGTACCCGGCAACACGAACGCCACAAGGACGACAATGATGGTggctggaactggaactgtCAGCCACAATGCGACTAATGAAGCGTTAAGCGACGTTACAACGAGGCGTGCCACCCCGATTCCCCACACATCCGGCGAAAAAGCCGGAAAGGGTAATGCAACAAGTGTGGTGGCAGCGAATGGACCCTCCTCGTCCATCAGCACCAGCCAGGAGCAAACAATAGTAAACTTGGCGCCAGCTgcaacaggagcaggagctggagcaggaacaacaacagcagccacatccGTGACCAGCCACAAGGATAAGCCAAATGTGGCGGACgcggaggtggaggaggaggaggaagatgacgaggatgatgaggaggatgaggatggcgagtacgatgaggaggaggatgaggacgaggacgatgaGGAGGATGACAGCGATCAACTCATACCAAATATTATATAGTTAAGTTGCCTGACAAATGACAAGTAATCCCTCTTTTATACTACATATACACACAGTGTTCAGTTAGGAGCCATCTCTGCATTTTAAGTATCCAGCATCTCGAAgtgtctttttttttattatttattatttactagTAAGTGAAACACCCAATTGAAAAACCCATGCATTGCgatagatatacatatataaattgtatttatttatgataaaTTTAGGGATTAAGCTAAGCAATTTTCGATTTAAcaaatgtcaaaaaaaaaatgatattaTTAAAGTTTGCTAATCTTAAGTGCTACAAGAAGTCGTTGAATCGAAATAATGGTTGGGGGACCAGAGGATTGGAGTTCAATTCCAGCACTCGGATTGCACTTGGTTCGCTTAAACTTACGACAATGGGAACTACGAGTTCGGGTTTGGAAGGGGGATCTATATGGCCATCTTAGCGCCACCGAGTTGGGGGGATTACGATTGGATTGGGTATCGATTGGGTATCGAAAATGGGAGTTTAGAAACCAGCACAACATAAACATCTAAACAAACATATGTCTCTTGCATATGGGCgttaataaatatatgtatctgGTAGGGTCCTCCCCTTACTTACAAATCGACAAAAAAATATGTGGAAATATGGGGGACAGAGAGAATAACTCAATACAATATcgatacaaataataatattaataataataataataataatgggTATTTGCAAGAGCAAATAGCTAAACAATCCTAGTTGCCTAGTTGAGCTCCCGCTTGTCGCGCTGACTGATCTGGGCCATGGTGATGTACTGGCGCACCAGACGCGAGATCTCGTGGGCCTGCTCCGTTTGGACGCGGATCACGCGCTGCTGCATCAGATTGCCCACCTTCATGTCCAGGAAGAGGGCGCCATCCTCCGAGCGAACCTGCAATTGAATAGTTTCAGTAAGAAAACACATTTCCCATTTGGCAGGCAATTCCAAGTGCTTACCTTTCGCGTGGAAATGACCTCCATGAAGCTCCAGTGCTGCAGGGTCTCATGTGTATTGGGGTCCAGGAAGAGGACGCCACGTCGATTGAGCGCCAGGATGAGATCCCGCCACATGGGACTGTGGTTATCCTCCACATGCGGACCCTCCTCCGCCCAGATGCGTTTCACAGCGAAGAAGCTGCTGCCGAAGAGCGGCCACGTGGCCAGCACATTGAGGAACTGCGCCTTCACCTGGCCGGGACTCAGGCTGGCCACCTGCGGCCACGCCGACTGAACGAGTCCCACCCACTGGGCAGGTCGGATCTCACGGATGCCCAGCGCCGGTTTGGGCAACAAGAATTTGATCTCCTTCATCGCGGGCACGTGACTCAGATCGGCAGCGCGATGAAGCAGGGCAGCGATTCTTGCCATATCCCTGACCATTTCCGGCACCGGCACCCCATTGCCGggcagctccagcagcagaCCCTCCAGGTAATCGGGTGCCACCTGGTTGAAGAGCACCTCCACGTAGAGGGGCATGGGAGCCGGTTCACGCTTCAAGGCAAAGTGCCAAACTGAACGGCAGAAGATCAGGTAGAAGGGCTGCCCGGACTTGAGCAGCTCCGTGGTCACATCGAGTATATACTCATCGGCGGCCAGCGGCATGGTGAACGCATCACCCTGGACGATGCAGTACAGCGAGAActcctgctgctccgcctCGGATTCCACGCCCAGCAGGGCGCACAGTTCGGCAATGACATCAGCCACCACGGTGGAGCAGCGGGTGTTGACCACGCGCTCCGCTCCGCCGGGCAGGCGGTATATCTGTCGCCTGGCTGAACGTCCAGCGGACACGGCGGTCACCTCCTCCACACTGGGCACATTCTTGCGGCCACCACAGCGAGCCGTCTTCCGGAGATTGGTCAGGCAAACGGCTGCAGTGCCGTGACAGGAACGGCGACGATCGGAGGCCGCCGATGTCAGGTGCTCCATCAGGTAGGGACGCAGTGCGTCCGAGCAGCCAAAGTATGCCGCCAGGATGCTGAGCAGGCGCCAGGCGCGCTGCGAGCTATCCGGACATGGTGACCGGTTGGCCGTCGTCTGCTTCATCAGCTGGCAGTAGACCTCGTCGCGCAGGGCCAAGTATTTGTGACAGTGCTAAGGATTGAAAAGGAAACATTTGAAGTTAATGAGTatgtcaataaaaaatatatcccaAATTAAATATACGTTTCAAATGGCTTAAAAGactgaaatttgtttaacacGGAAACTGACATTTTTGCCTAATCAAGATACAACTTTTAAAACTTCCGATGGCTGATTTTATATAACAACTCTTCCTGCTTGCAGCTCAAGtcaagttttgcaaaactgGAACTTGTCAAGTGGTCACTTTTTAGCCAACAGCTTAAAGCTCCTTTTGCCACATTGCACATCCTTTGTACAATATGTATAGTGAATAACTAAAGATTAATGTCAAGTGCTCTCGTGATCCACTGACATGCACAGCGATCTTCACTTTCCCAGCGACTCTATGACTTTGAGGTGTCCACATAAAAACTATTTCCGGTTCGGGAGCTTAAGTCGAATTTCTAGGGCAGCGGAATGGCCTGCGATTCAGTAGTCGCCCGAAACCAGTGGGACCACCTCAACCGGTTTGGGTAACCCAGAATACAGAAAACAGAATACCGAACCCATGAACCATGGAGCCGAGAGCGGCACTCACCATGAGCACGGTGTAGACGCACTTGACCTCGGTGAGGTCGGGATCCAGCGGTATATCGCCGCAGTAGCGCAGGATGCAGTCGAAGCACTCGAGCGCCAGTGGCGCCAGGTCATTCGGAAGTCGGAGGAGCGGCAGGCGTATGGCGTGGCCCTGCCACTTGACCAGTTCCGCATAGGAGCGGTTCGCGGCGGACTGGTGCCGCTCGTGGTGGCGGTCAGCGTCCCTCAGTTGGCTGCAACAGGGAAACACGGATATTAGATTCATGTCAGGATGGGACAAAATAGCAACTCACTCATTGCGGAAGTGCTGCATGGCGAACTGGAGCAGCGAGTACTTGGTGACCGAGGGCGGAGTGCCACCATTGCTCTCGTCCTGCAGGTAGTTGGCATCCAGGTCGTGATGCGGCAAGgactgcgactgctgctgttgctgctgcagcatctGCTCCTGGTGATGCACCTGTCCGTTGGTCAGCGAGGAGGGCTGTTGGCCAGCATTCGATTTGCGGCCGGAGTGCAGATAGCTCTGCTGTTTGAGGAATCGCTGCTGCTGACCCTGCTGCTGAcccaactgctgctgctgctgctggtggtgatCCGTTGCCATCTGGTGATCCTCAATGGCgtcctccagctgctgctgctgctgatggtgctgctgctgctgctgctgttgctgttgctgcaggtGGTGATGCAGCTCCgactgctgcagctgctcacTCTGCCGTGATCCTCCATCCACGCCGTGCTCGGTGCGCTGGGCGTGCGCCTGGCGGGATTCCAGGCGCTCCAGCGGCACATTCAAAGTCTGGGCGGCGGCACGGGCGCCCGACGACAAGGTGGAGGCCTTCGATTGTGACTGCAGGAGAGAGAGGGCCAAAAGTAAGTTATAATCTATAGAATACTTTCATTATTAACCCAGAATTCAATGTAGCACTTTTAAGCTCTAAAATAATTATCCTAAAGCTATCACTTGTAGCCAAATCAGAATAAGTACAGAATAATAGACAACAAATTATGGTCGAACATTTATTACAAAATCGATGTTATCACCATATCATCATAGTGTTTTTGGCCAGGATAAGTGTTTAATTAATGTTATGGCTGCGCTTTTTAATAGCTGATtaatcaatttgcaaaaaagaTGACCAGCAATGTTTTACACAGAAATTACTTTCAAACTCAATTGCAAGATGGCATGTGCACGTATTTCAGCTGTAACACTGATAGAAAATGTCTAGGGAATTTAAGTACATTATGCACTTCTTGATTTTGATAACTATTTTCATCAACACGAATTGAAAGTGAATtgaagtatttattttaagtatttatgctaaaaaatgatttattaattGGATGTGGAAGTCGTGAATATAAAGCTTGTCTGAGATGAGACTTAAGGATTACAAATTGGTTTCGAAAGTCGACTTTTCTGGCgattacaattattttttacCGTGCACAGTTGCGAGAGGCAGCAATTTGTTAATTGACTTGCAGcgtgcaacttgcaacttgcaactcgCTGCCCGCCACgcgcatattttatttttttgctggcCATGTCAATGGCA
This region includes:
- the LOC120455421 gene encoding protein jagged-2 → MLSDKKAALLLLTAITALKLQEINAYRRNFDARQSSNSNIPLWKQRACEKSQKQRQNAHYVCDEKGDFKCLPGWQGDLCQVPMCRRGCDPMNGYCQRPGECRCRIGYSGELCDKCIPLPGCQHGGCTKPFECICKPGWAGLFCTEPSCRSGCHSTRGYCEAPGECRCRIGYAGRTCSECATMPGCQHGTCNKPLECLCLPGYTGLLCQTPICDSDCSKQHGYCRKPGECRCKVGWTGSQCDKCFPYPGCANGDCEAPWECNCHPGWGGMLCDEKLTYCVEHPDTCENGGKCTSLSREDGSYQCQCRQGFLGKNCEIRDDFLLTSEAPPRITPPTPAALQLELDGELDQNGQQDVVGTGVPDDSAPGGGLVGEKLPAGNEPERRKNDTTTAGAGVGVGVRVGVGSMNPVPGNTNATRTTMMVAGTGTVSHNATNEALSDVTTRRATPIPHTSGEKAGKGNATSVVAANGPSSSISTSQEQTIVNLAPAATGAGAGAGTTTAATSVTSHKDKPNVADAEVEEEEEDDEDDEEDEDGEYDEEEDEDEDDEEDDSDQLIPNII
- the LOC120455420 gene encoding uncharacterized protein LOC120455420 isoform X2; the protein is MSQSVRASKSSACQAVQLTSGGGSVPHKFSSIVNKVESLISKMHHDKVNNFKLLQQQGQQLGQQQDQDPNRDRDRDRDRDRDRGAQDDGEPECKCASLDSLNNLTDEEHEMLYTDSDDAEIAHITGTTAAQVHHAQMQMQSLHQQQQQQQHQQQQQHIRRSDLDQLTNESIRELNEQCCASMGMHENGGDPCGSGSGGDLGMANDNAWSVEEDIVYKCCTTATLTSNSSAGSLCEQCCLEEQLSFKMQMSQRDDNNNDEEQEMPHMEAHPSSSSASCSPAPAPVSVAPAPGPGPACSPITTSNLMAFQGGNNPLASTALLIPVGNKTRRVSNASSGSVSRMETILEEPTESKISVKEILARFETMNSNESQSKASTLSSGARAAAQTLNVPLERLESRQAHAQRTEHGVDGGSRQSEQLQQSELHHHLQQQQQQQQQQHHQQQQQLEDAIEDHQMATDHHQQQQQQLGQQQGQQQRFLKQQSYLHSGRKSNAGQQPSSLTNGQVHHQEQMLQQQQQQSQSLPHHDLDANYLQDESNGGTPPSVTKYSLLQFAMQHFRNDQLRDADRHHERHQSAANRSYAELVKWQGHAIRLPLLRLPNDLAPLALECFDCILRYCGDIPLDPDLTEVKCVYTVLMHCHKYLALRDEVYCQLMKQTTANRSPCPDSSQRAWRLLSILAAYFGCSDALRPYLMEHLTSAASDRRRSCHGTAAVCLTNLRKTARCGGRKNVPSVEEVTAVSAGRSARRQIYRLPGGAERVVNTRCSTVVADVIAELCALLGVESEAEQQEFSLYCIVQGDAFTMPLAADEYILDVTTELLKSGQPFYLIFCRSVWHFALKREPAPMPLYVEVLFNQVAPDYLEGLLLELPGNGVPVPEMVRDMARIAALLHRAADLSHVPAMKEIKFLLPKPALGIREIRPAQWVGLVQSAWPQVASLSPGQVKAQFLNVLATWPLFGSSFFAVKRIWAEEGPHVEDNHSPMWRDLILALNRRGVLFLDPNTHETLQHWSFMEVISTRKVRSEDGALFLDMKVGNLMQQRVIRVQTEQAHEISRLVRQYITMAQISQRDKRELN